The Microbacterium limosum genome contains a region encoding:
- the clpS gene encoding ATP-dependent Clp protease adapter ClpS, translating to MSTTTLPDIREDADLRASAPGPWQTVVWNDPVNLMSYVVRVFRDYFGYSTARATALMLDVHERGHAVVSEGPREQMELHAAAMHDYGLWATVRKAPL from the coding sequence ATGAGCACCACGACGCTGCCGGACATCCGGGAGGATGCGGATCTGCGTGCGTCCGCGCCGGGCCCGTGGCAGACCGTGGTGTGGAACGACCCGGTCAACCTGATGAGCTACGTCGTGCGCGTGTTCCGCGACTACTTCGGGTACTCCACTGCCCGCGCGACCGCCCTCATGCTCGACGTGCACGAGCGCGGGCATGCGGTCGTGTCCGAGGGACCGCGCGAGCAGATGGAACTGCACGCCGCGGCGATGCACGACTACGGCTTGTGGGCCACCGTCCGGAAGGCACCCCTGTGA
- a CDS encoding metallopeptidase family protein, producing the protein MIDMDAATFEDLVVSELDLLPDDMVDGLDNVVFVVEARPEDGSLDLFGLYDGVAVTERDRYGVGELPDRIIVYREPHLHACADEAELRDEVHTTLVHEIAHYYGIDDDRLHELGWA; encoded by the coding sequence ATGATCGACATGGATGCCGCGACGTTCGAGGACCTTGTCGTGTCCGAACTCGACCTGCTGCCCGACGACATGGTCGACGGGCTCGACAACGTCGTCTTCGTCGTCGAGGCCCGGCCGGAGGACGGCAGCCTCGATCTCTTCGGCCTCTACGACGGCGTGGCCGTGACCGAGCGCGACCGTTACGGCGTCGGTGAGCTCCCCGACCGCATCATCGTCTACCGCGAGCCCCACCTGCACGCGTGCGCCGACGAGGCCGAGCTGCGCGACGAGGTGCACACGACCCTCGTCCACGAGATCGCCCACTACTACGGGATCGACGACGACCGACTGCACGAGCTGGGCTGGGCATGA
- the orn gene encoding oligoribonuclease — translation MAASENDRLVWIDCEMTGLDLGVDELVEIAVVVTDFELRILDDGFDVVIKPDESALANMNDFVTDMHRSSGLLEQIPHGVNVAEAEFQALEYIQRFVPQHGKAPLAGNTISTDRMFLAKYMPRLDGYLHYRNVDVSSIKELARRWYPRAYIHAPAKQGGHRALADIRESIRELAYYRQSVFVSQPGPTSDGARSAAAAAVSAFPSGV, via the coding sequence ATGGCTGCGAGCGAAAACGACCGTCTGGTCTGGATCGACTGCGAGATGACCGGTCTGGACCTCGGGGTCGACGAACTGGTCGAGATCGCGGTCGTGGTGACGGATTTCGAGCTGCGCATCCTGGACGACGGATTCGACGTGGTCATCAAGCCCGACGAGTCGGCGCTGGCGAACATGAACGACTTCGTGACCGACATGCACCGCTCCTCCGGTCTGCTCGAGCAGATCCCCCACGGCGTGAACGTCGCCGAGGCGGAGTTCCAGGCCCTCGAGTACATCCAGCGCTTCGTGCCCCAGCACGGGAAGGCGCCCCTGGCCGGCAACACGATCAGCACCGACCGGATGTTCCTGGCGAAGTACATGCCGCGCCTGGACGGCTACCTGCACTACCGCAACGTCGACGTCTCCAGCATCAAGGAGCTCGCGCGCCGCTGGTACCCCCGCGCCTACATCCATGCCCCCGCCAAGCAGGGCGGTCACCGCGCCCTCGCCGACATCCGCGAGTCGATCCGCGAGCTGGCGTACTACCGCCAGTCCGTGTTCGTCTCCCAGCCCGGACCCACCAGCGACGGTGCGCGCTCCGCCGCCGCCGCCGCGGTGTCGGCGTTCCCCTCCGGCGTGTAA
- a CDS encoding methyltransferase — MSTTTRPTIWVAYGPTGVVGTVRKDDDGYTVMMAGAAASAGTYPTMEIAKRALHARMRPGSDWPQFREH, encoded by the coding sequence ATGAGCACGACGACACGCCCCACGATCTGGGTTGCCTACGGGCCCACGGGAGTGGTCGGCACGGTCCGCAAGGACGACGACGGGTACACCGTGATGATGGCGGGGGCGGCGGCATCCGCGGGTACCTATCCGACAATGGAGATCGCCAAGCGCGCGCTGCATGCGCGGATGCGTCCCGGCAGCGATTGGCCGCAGTTCCGGGAGCACTGA
- a CDS encoding PLP-dependent aminotransferase family protein, with amino-acid sequence MPDSRLSSRSFAVMLGRWRGAGPAYRDLADAVRVLSLDGRIVPGTALPAERDLAARLELSRTTVAAAYRDLRESGHLRSLRGSGSVVQAVGRMAAAPEPGGADTIDLSQASPSAWPGLPELFAEAASQASRWVSRPGYDVRGDAELRQAIAERYTARGLPTDATQIIVTTGAQAAISLLADVLVRPGDRVAIETPTYPHAADAFSRAGGRLTAIPVHLDSGWDLERAEHVLRRAAPSVLYTMPDFQNPTGASMARAAREEFVGLAADAGAVLVADETTADLRIDPGAASAPLGAGMDPLLQRRVVTLGSLGKSVWGGLRVGWIRADVDLVQRLVSARPRRELGTPEMEQQVALLALARMPEILEQRARLLGAGRDALCAALASRLPHWQVPCPPGGVALWVGLGEPVSSPLSWEARTRGLVISSGPRFGVEGGHERHLRIPFTAAPAILERSVEILAEAWDSALSRARAGQPHEPLLASVV; translated from the coding sequence ATGCCGGATTCCCGCCTCTCGTCCCGGTCGTTCGCCGTGATGCTCGGACGGTGGCGCGGCGCCGGTCCCGCATATCGAGACCTGGCCGACGCCGTCCGCGTGCTGAGCCTCGACGGCCGGATCGTGCCGGGCACGGCCCTGCCGGCGGAACGCGACCTGGCCGCACGCCTGGAGCTGAGCCGGACCACTGTTGCCGCCGCATACCGCGATCTCCGGGAGAGCGGGCACCTGCGCAGCCTGCGGGGGTCGGGCAGCGTCGTCCAGGCGGTGGGGCGGATGGCCGCGGCCCCGGAGCCCGGGGGCGCGGACACGATCGACCTCAGTCAGGCCAGTCCCTCTGCGTGGCCGGGTCTGCCGGAGCTCTTCGCGGAGGCCGCCAGTCAGGCATCCCGATGGGTCAGCCGCCCCGGGTACGACGTGCGGGGCGACGCCGAGCTGCGCCAGGCGATCGCCGAGCGGTACACCGCTCGCGGACTGCCGACCGACGCGACGCAGATCATCGTCACGACCGGGGCCCAGGCGGCGATCTCGCTGCTCGCCGATGTGCTGGTGCGCCCGGGGGATCGGGTCGCGATCGAGACGCCGACGTATCCGCACGCGGCGGATGCGTTCTCGCGGGCGGGTGGCCGCCTCACGGCGATACCGGTGCACCTCGACAGCGGGTGGGACCTCGAGCGCGCCGAGCACGTGCTTCGCCGCGCCGCGCCCAGCGTCCTCTACACGATGCCCGACTTCCAGAACCCGACGGGCGCGTCGATGGCTCGGGCGGCGCGCGAGGAGTTCGTGGGCCTGGCTGCGGATGCCGGCGCCGTCCTCGTCGCGGATGAGACGACGGCGGACCTGCGGATCGATCCCGGCGCCGCCTCGGCTCCGCTCGGCGCGGGGATGGATCCCCTCCTCCAGCGTCGCGTCGTGACCCTCGGCTCCCTCGGCAAGTCGGTCTGGGGAGGATTGCGCGTGGGGTGGATCCGTGCCGATGTCGATCTCGTGCAGCGACTGGTGTCGGCTCGTCCTCGACGCGAGCTGGGAACCCCCGAGATGGAACAGCAGGTGGCTCTTCTGGCGCTGGCCCGGATGCCCGAGATCCTCGAGCAGCGCGCGCGACTTCTCGGCGCCGGCCGCGATGCCCTGTGCGCGGCGCTGGCATCGCGGCTTCCGCACTGGCAGGTGCCCTGCCCGCCCGGCGGCGTGGCCCTGTGGGTGGGGCTCGGCGAGCCCGTGAGCTCTCCGCTGTCATGGGAGGCGCGCACACGGGGGCTCGTCATCTCGTCCGGTCCGCGCTTCGGAGTGGAGGGCGGGCACGAACGGCACCTGCGGATCCCCTTCACCGCCGCCCCCGCGATCCTCGAGCGCAGCGTGGAGATCCTGGCCGAGGCGTGGGACAGCGCGCTGAGCCGAGCACGCGCCGGCCAGCCGCATGAGCCCCTTCTGGCGTCGGTCGTCTGA